The Vibrio tubiashii ATCC 19109 genome has a segment encoding these proteins:
- a CDS encoding inactive transglutaminase family protein — MTSKIPFYISVALIIAAGVALSIFRHQNYGVPWTPGETRQVWDIEARVEFNGQGKPVKASLAAPHTQTGFTLINESSSSPGYGVSYIQTDTGRRAEWSIRNATGPQTIYYKTQFLVDPQANVEPIAPNDEINPPTFDGPVEAAAIALIERANERSADDITFTRELIKSLNDSDSQNASLILNRMSKVDAVDKILAYAKIPSKVVGVIELEDGRRRQTIQQMNQVWNGENWILFNPNNANQVIKENILVWDESNVSLLDLIGGQNSQVHFSMIAQDVTPSQATQDKVEADGLLNFSIHSLPLEEQAMFKTIMLIPIGALIVVFLRVIIGLKTSGTFMPVLIAVAFVQTQLVTGIVGFLLIVGTGLVIRSYLSKLNLLLVARISAVIITVIMIISVFTVVAFKIGLTEGLSITFFPMIILSWTIERMSILWEEEGAKEVVLQGGGSLLTAVLVYLAMTNPFIQHLTFNFIGLQLIVLGGILLLGTYTGYRLTELRRFKPLAED; from the coding sequence ATGACGTCCAAAATTCCTTTCTATATATCAGTTGCGTTAATCATTGCAGCTGGTGTTGCTTTAAGTATCTTTCGTCACCAAAACTACGGTGTTCCATGGACACCAGGTGAAACTCGACAAGTCTGGGACATTGAAGCGCGCGTCGAGTTTAATGGCCAAGGTAAACCAGTAAAAGCCTCTTTAGCAGCTCCTCACACCCAAACTGGTTTTACCCTGATTAACGAATCTTCTTCCTCACCAGGTTATGGTGTCTCTTACATTCAAACGGATACTGGACGCCGAGCTGAGTGGTCTATCCGCAATGCGACGGGACCACAAACCATCTACTACAAAACTCAATTCCTTGTTGACCCTCAAGCAAACGTTGAGCCTATCGCACCGAACGATGAGATTAACCCTCCTACGTTCGATGGCCCTGTTGAAGCTGCAGCAATCGCTCTCATTGAGCGTGCGAACGAACGTTCTGCTGACGATATCACTTTCACACGTGAGCTGATTAAATCGCTCAATGACTCAGACAGCCAAAACGCCTCTTTGATTCTCAACCGTATGTCGAAAGTTGATGCTGTCGATAAGATCCTTGCTTACGCGAAAATCCCAAGCAAAGTAGTTGGTGTCATCGAGCTAGAAGATGGTCGTCGTCGCCAAACAATTCAGCAAATGAACCAAGTTTGGAATGGTGAAAACTGGATCTTGTTCAACCCGAATAACGCTAACCAAGTGATCAAAGAGAATATCCTTGTTTGGGATGAATCTAACGTGTCACTGCTTGATTTGATCGGCGGTCAAAACAGCCAAGTGCATTTCTCAATGATTGCGCAAGATGTGACACCATCACAAGCAACTCAAGATAAAGTAGAAGCTGACGGGCTACTTAACTTCTCAATCCATAGCCTGCCTCTTGAAGAACAAGCCATGTTTAAAACCATCATGCTTATTCCGATTGGTGCGCTTATCGTTGTTTTCTTGCGAGTAATTATTGGCTTGAAAACGTCAGGTACCTTCATGCCAGTCCTGATTGCTGTGGCGTTTGTACAAACACAACTAGTTACAGGTATTGTCGGCTTCCTACTGATTGTCGGCACAGGCTTGGTTATTCGTAGTTATCTCTCCAAGCTTAACTTGTTGCTCGTGGCGAGGATCTCAGCAGTAATTATCACGGTGATTATGATCATCTCGGTCTTTACCGTTGTTGCGTTCAAGATTGGCCTGACTGAAGGTCTATCGATTACCTTCTTCCCTATGATCATTCTTTCTTGGACGATTGAGCGTATGTCGATTCTTTGGGAAGAAGAAGGGGCGAAAGAAGTGGTGCTTCAAGGTGGCGGCTCGCTACTTACCGCTGTATTGGTTTATCTAGCAATGACAAACCCATTCATTCAGCACCTTACGTTTAACTTTATTGGCCTACAGTTGATTGTCTTAGGTGGCATTCTACTATTAGGTACTTACACAGGTTATCGCCTAACTGAGCTTCGTCGCTTTAAACCACTTGCGGAGGACTAA
- a CDS encoding ATP-dependent zinc protease family protein: MLTRFTPIVALMLLSGCTLTNSEQYHQETLAAIQASETNLTNQYTNLNLQLSNQSDYIESLEDQVHELEKKLAAFKSEALEEVRKKPDPVVIPAAAPVEATPSHEIVLGEVEKVTIDSIKQSFDARVDTGAATSSLNAIDIEQFERNGKNWVRFHLSDGEKELNDTNWIEAPIIRFVKIRQSTNEEVERRAVVELWVKLGKIHEKAQFTLADRSQMSHPVLLGREFIRDIAVVDVSKKYIHTEVPQKQ; encoded by the coding sequence ATGTTGACAAGATTTACCCCTATCGTGGCACTTATGTTGCTGTCTGGTTGTACGCTTACAAATAGTGAGCAATACCACCAAGAAACGTTAGCCGCCATTCAAGCTTCAGAAACAAATCTAACCAACCAATATACAAACCTAAACTTGCAGTTAAGTAATCAGTCTGACTATATAGAAAGTCTCGAAGACCAAGTTCATGAACTTGAGAAAAAACTCGCGGCATTCAAATCAGAAGCATTAGAAGAAGTGCGCAAAAAGCCAGACCCAGTTGTCATCCCTGCTGCTGCACCTGTTGAAGCGACACCAAGTCATGAAATCGTGTTAGGTGAAGTTGAGAAAGTCACCATCGACTCAATCAAACAATCTTTTGATGCCCGTGTTGATACGGGCGCAGCAACGTCTTCATTAAACGCTATCGACATAGAACAGTTCGAGCGCAATGGTAAAAATTGGGTTCGTTTCCACCTCTCTGATGGAGAGAAAGAACTCAATGACACAAACTGGATCGAAGCGCCAATTATACGCTTTGTAAAAATCCGTCAGTCAACGAATGAAGAAGTCGAACGTCGCGCTGTAGTTGAATTGTGGGTCAAACTCGGAAAAATCCATGAAAAAGCGCAATTTACCTTGGCAGATCGCTCGCAAATGAGTCATCCTGTACTCTTAGGTCGCGAGTTTATCCGTGATATCGCAGTGGTTGATGTAAGTAAAAAATACATACACACGGAAGTTCCTCAGAAACAATAA
- the cmoB gene encoding tRNA 5-methoxyuridine(34)/uridine 5-oxyacetic acid(34) synthase CmoB translates to MFNFANFYQLIASDTRLQPWLNVLPQQLTDWQNAEHGDFGRWLKALNKIPEGYPDQIDIKNAVVLANDTPFHSGELKKLESLLRTFHPWRKGPYTVHGIHIDTEWRSDWKWDRVLPHISPLKNRSVLDVGCGNGYHMWRMLGEGARLTVGIDPSHLFLIQFEAIRKLMGGDQRAHLLPLGIEQLPKLEAFDTVFSMGVLYHRCSPLDHLIQLKNQLVSGGELVLETLVIEGDETSVLVPVDRYAQMRNVYFFPSAKALKVWLENVGFENVRIVDENVTTTGEQRTTEWMTHNSLPDYLDPNDPTKTVEGHPAPRRAVLVATKP, encoded by the coding sequence ATGTTTAACTTTGCCAATTTTTATCAGTTAATTGCCTCAGACACCCGTCTTCAACCTTGGCTGAATGTCTTACCTCAACAGCTAACCGATTGGCAAAACGCAGAACATGGTGATTTTGGTCGCTGGCTAAAAGCGCTTAACAAGATCCCAGAAGGTTACCCAGACCAAATTGATATTAAAAATGCGGTTGTGCTGGCTAACGATACCCCTTTTCATAGCGGCGAACTAAAAAAGCTCGAAAGTCTACTGCGCACCTTCCACCCTTGGCGTAAAGGCCCATACACGGTTCATGGTATTCATATTGATACTGAGTGGCGCAGTGACTGGAAATGGGATCGAGTACTACCTCATATTTCTCCACTAAAAAACCGCAGCGTGTTGGATGTTGGCTGTGGTAATGGCTACCACATGTGGCGCATGCTTGGTGAAGGTGCTCGACTGACTGTTGGCATTGATCCTTCACACCTGTTTCTGATCCAATTCGAAGCCATTCGTAAATTAATGGGTGGCGACCAACGCGCACACTTGTTACCACTTGGCATCGAGCAACTACCTAAGCTCGAAGCATTCGATACCGTGTTTAGCATGGGTGTGCTTTACCACCGCTGTTCACCGCTTGATCATCTTATCCAACTGAAGAACCAGTTGGTTTCTGGTGGTGAACTGGTACTTGAAACACTAGTCATTGAAGGTGATGAAACTTCAGTGCTTGTTCCAGTGGACCGCTACGCTCAAATGCGCAACGTCTATTTCTTCCCATCCGCGAAAGCACTCAAAGTCTGGCTAGAAAACGTCGGCTTTGAAAATGTGCGTATTGTGGATGAAAACGTGACAACCACAGGCGAACAACGAACGACTGAGTGGATGACACACAATTCACTGCCTGACTACTTAGACCCGAACGACCCGACAAAAACAGTCGAAGGTCACCCAGCTCCTCGCCGAGCGGTATTAGTAGCAACTAAGCCATAA
- the cmoA gene encoding carboxy-S-adenosyl-L-methionine synthase CmoA, with the protein MNPKSNPDTIFSAPIDKIGDFTFDERVAEVFPDMIQRSVPGYSNIISAIGMLAERFVKPHSNIYDLGCSLGAATLSMRRHINQEGCQIIAVDNSSAMVERCKLHVNAYRSDTPVDVVEADIRDIEIDNASVVVLNFTLQFLSPEDRYTLLEKIYAGLRPGGILILSEKFVFEDQVSNELLIDLHHDFKRANGYSELEISQKRSAIENVMRPDSKKEHKERFAKIGFSSYDVWFQCFNFGSMFAIK; encoded by the coding sequence ATGAACCCTAAGAGCAATCCAGATACTATTTTTTCGGCTCCAATCGATAAAATTGGGGATTTCACCTTCGACGAACGTGTTGCGGAAGTCTTTCCAGACATGATTCAACGCTCAGTACCCGGCTACAGCAATATTATTTCTGCTATCGGCATGCTGGCTGAACGCTTTGTAAAGCCGCATTCCAATATCTATGACTTGGGCTGTTCTCTTGGGGCGGCGACACTTTCTATGCGTCGTCACATCAATCAAGAAGGCTGTCAGATTATCGCCGTCGATAACTCTTCAGCAATGGTTGAGCGATGCAAACTGCACGTTAACGCTTATCGTAGCGATACGCCTGTTGATGTCGTTGAAGCAGACATTCGCGATATCGAAATCGACAATGCTTCTGTGGTCGTACTTAACTTTACGCTTCAGTTCTTATCACCAGAAGATCGCTACACCTTGCTCGAAAAGATCTATGCAGGTCTTCGCCCAGGTGGGATTTTGATTCTTTCAGAGAAGTTTGTCTTTGAAGATCAAGTGTCGAATGAGCTGCTGATCGATTTACATCACGACTTTAAACGTGCCAATGGCTATAGCGAACTAGAAATCAGCCAAAAACGCAGCGCGATTGAGAATGTGATGCGCCCAGACTCGAAAAAAGAGCACAAAGAGCGCTTCGCTAAAATCGGCTTTAGCAGCTACGATGTCTGGTTCCAGTGCTTTAACTTCGGTTCGATGTTCGCGATAAAATAG
- a CDS encoding DUF72 domain-containing protein — MDSLPIRLGLTMWSHNNWQQSFYGSGTKPNERLEKYASVFHTVEGNTTFYATPNSVTVNNWRAATHDDFRFTFKLPQSITHQQMLRGCQAELKSFMAIMEPLHERIGQWTIQLPAAFGPEHLENLKQFCALFPPHYPIGIEVRHPAFFAKGDAEKALNAWLIELGYDRIIMDSRPVFAAKPDNEAIIDAQQKKPKVPVHAIATSDNPMIRFIGHPQEEKNYEFFTPWLSKIPQWIEQGKQPYVMIHTADNIVSPELAANLYKQLQETVKLPDLNDFPAVDGNTQIQMF; from the coding sequence ATGGACAGTTTACCCATCAGGCTCGGGCTCACCATGTGGTCACACAACAATTGGCAGCAGAGCTTTTATGGCAGTGGCACCAAGCCCAATGAAAGATTGGAAAAATACGCCAGTGTCTTTCACACGGTTGAAGGAAACACGACCTTTTACGCCACGCCAAATAGTGTCACCGTCAACAACTGGCGAGCGGCAACGCATGATGATTTTCGTTTTACCTTCAAACTGCCGCAAAGCATTACCCACCAGCAAATGCTGCGTGGTTGTCAGGCTGAGCTAAAAAGCTTTATGGCGATTATGGAGCCACTGCATGAGCGTATCGGTCAGTGGACGATACAACTGCCTGCTGCCTTTGGCCCCGAACACCTAGAAAACCTCAAGCAATTTTGCGCTCTGTTTCCACCTCACTACCCTATTGGTATTGAAGTTCGTCATCCTGCCTTTTTTGCCAAAGGCGATGCCGAAAAAGCGCTCAATGCTTGGCTCATTGAGCTAGGGTACGATCGCATCATCATGGACAGTCGCCCTGTCTTTGCAGCTAAGCCAGACAATGAAGCCATTATCGACGCCCAGCAAAAGAAACCAAAAGTGCCCGTTCATGCCATTGCAACGTCAGACAATCCTATGATTCGCTTTATAGGCCACCCTCAGGAAGAGAAAAACTATGAATTCTTTACCCCTTGGCTGAGTAAAATTCCTCAGTGGATCGAGCAAGGTAAACAGCCCTATGTGATGATTCATACAGCGGATAATATCGTCTCGCCCGAACTTGCCGCTAATCTCTATAAACAGTTGCAAGAAACGGTAAAACTGCCGGACTTAAATGACTTTCCTGCGGTAGATGGCAACACACAGATACAGATGTTTTAG
- the aspS gene encoding aspartate--tRNA ligase: MRTHYCGHLNKSLAGQTVELCGWVNRRRDLGGLIFIDMRDREGVVQVVVDPDMADAYEVANTLRNEFCIKLTGEVRVRPDSQVNKDMATGEVEIIAKGLEIINRADVLPLDFNQKNSEEQRLKYRYLDLRRPEMSDRIKLRAKASSFVRRFLDDNGFLDIETPVLTKATPEGARDYLVPSRVHKGSFYALPQSPQLFKQLLMMSGFDRYYQIVKCFRDEDLRADRQPEFTQIDIETSFMTADEVRATTEKMVRDMWQELLNVDLGDFPVMPFSEAIRRFGSDKPDLRNPLELVDVADLVKDVEFKVFSGPANDEKGRVAVIRVPGGAKLTRKQIDSYGEFVGIYGAKGLAWMKVNDRAAGMEGIQSPVAKFLSEDVINGILDRTQAESGDIILFGADKANTVAEAMGALRLKLGKDLELTDENAWAPLWVVDFPMFEEDDEGNLHAMHHPFTSPLGVNAEELKANPAAANSNAYDMVLNGYEVGGGSVRIHNAEMQAAVFDILGIDAEEQQLKFGFLLDALKFGTPPHAGLAFGLDRLVMLLCGTENIRDVIAFPKTTAAACLLTDAPSVANPAALEELAIAVKLAEKKED; encoded by the coding sequence ATGCGTACCCATTACTGTGGTCACCTGAACAAGTCCCTTGCAGGACAAACTGTAGAACTTTGCGGCTGGGTTAACCGTCGTCGTGATTTAGGCGGTCTTATTTTTATCGATATGCGAGATCGTGAAGGCGTTGTTCAGGTAGTTGTCGATCCAGATATGGCTGATGCGTACGAAGTGGCTAACACGCTGCGTAATGAATTCTGTATCAAGCTAACTGGTGAAGTACGTGTTCGCCCAGATAGCCAAGTAAACAAAGATATGGCAACGGGTGAAGTTGAGATCATCGCTAAAGGTCTTGAGATCATCAACCGCGCAGACGTTCTACCACTAGACTTCAACCAGAAGAACTCTGAAGAGCAGCGTCTAAAGTATCGTTACCTAGACCTGCGTCGCCCTGAAATGAGCGATCGCATCAAGCTGCGTGCTAAAGCTTCTAGCTTTGTTCGTCGTTTCCTAGATGACAATGGTTTCCTAGACATTGAAACGCCAGTACTGACTAAAGCGACGCCAGAAGGCGCACGTGACTACTTGGTGCCAAGCCGTGTTCACAAAGGTAGCTTCTACGCACTTCCACAGTCTCCACAGCTATTCAAACAGCTGCTAATGATGTCTGGTTTTGACCGTTACTACCAAATCGTTAAGTGTTTCCGTGATGAAGACTTACGTGCGGACCGTCAGCCAGAATTCACTCAGATCGATATCGAAACGTCATTCATGACGGCTGACGAAGTTCGTGCAACCACTGAGAAGATGGTTCGCGATATGTGGCAAGAGCTACTGAATGTAGACCTAGGTGATTTCCCAGTAATGCCATTCTCTGAAGCGATCCGTCGTTTCGGTAGCGATAAGCCAGACCTACGTAACCCACTAGAGCTCGTTGATGTTGCTGACCTAGTAAAAGACGTAGAATTCAAAGTATTCTCAGGCCCTGCAAACGATGAAAAAGGTCGTGTTGCAGTAATACGCGTTCCAGGTGGTGCTAAGCTAACTCGTAAGCAAATTGACAGCTACGGTGAGTTCGTAGGTATCTACGGCGCGAAAGGTCTAGCTTGGATGAAGGTTAATGACCGTGCTGCAGGTATGGAAGGTATCCAATCTCCAGTAGCTAAATTCCTGAGTGAAGATGTTATCAACGGTATTCTAGACCGCACTCAAGCTGAGTCAGGCGACATCATCCTATTCGGCGCAGACAAAGCGAACACAGTTGCTGAAGCAATGGGTGCGCTACGTCTGAAACTAGGTAAAGATCTAGAGCTAACAGACGAAAACGCATGGGCACCGCTATGGGTTGTTGACTTCCCAATGTTCGAAGAAGATGACGAAGGCAACCTTCATGCAATGCACCACCCATTCACATCACCTCTAGGCGTGAATGCAGAAGAGCTAAAAGCAAACCCAGCAGCAGCAAACTCAAACGCATACGACATGGTTCTAAACGGCTATGAAGTTGGTGGTGGTTCGGTTCGTATCCACAATGCAGAGATGCAAGCAGCTGTGTTCGACATTCTAGGTATTGATGCAGAAGAGCAGCAGCTTAAGTTTGGTTTCCTATTGGACGCACTGAAGTTTGGTACGCCTCCTCACGCAGGTCTAGCATTCGGTCTTGACCGTCTAGTGATGCTGCTATGTGGTACAGAGAACATCCGTGATGTAATCGCGTTCCCTAAAACAACAGCAGCTGCGTGTCTACTAACAGACGCACCAAGTGTTGCTAACCCAGCTGCGCTTGAAGAGTTAGCGATTGCAGTGAAACTAGCAGAGAAGAAAGAAGACTAA
- a CDS encoding pseudouridine synthase — protein MSPRSQRDSKPSSSRRGNSGFKRPSSAKGVNKHSSKNRRKPTSTKPKIAPEDRKVIVFNKPYDTLSQFTDGDGRKTLADFITVKDVYSAGRLDRDSEGLLVLTNDGILQAKLTQPTSKSPKTYWVQVDGAPSEADLDKLRKGVELKDGMTLPAKVEVMEEPQVWERKPPVRFRANIPTTWLSITIIEGRNRQVRRMTANIGFPTLRLIRYSMGEIKLEDLQPGEWREIEY, from the coding sequence ATGTCGCCACGTTCACAACGTGACTCTAAACCCTCTTCATCACGTCGCGGGAATTCCGGTTTTAAACGTCCCTCTTCAGCGAAAGGAGTGAATAAACATTCCTCTAAAAATCGTAGAAAACCGACGAGTACTAAACCCAAGATCGCACCTGAAGATCGTAAGGTCATCGTGTTCAATAAGCCTTATGACACTCTAAGCCAATTCACTGATGGTGATGGCAGAAAAACCTTAGCCGACTTTATTACCGTCAAAGATGTTTACTCCGCAGGTAGACTTGATAGAGATAGCGAAGGCCTATTAGTTCTAACCAATGATGGCATCTTGCAAGCCAAGCTGACTCAACCTACATCTAAATCACCAAAGACTTATTGGGTGCAAGTTGACGGCGCGCCATCAGAGGCGGATTTAGACAAGCTCCGTAAAGGTGTTGAACTAAAGGATGGCATGACACTTCCGGCCAAAGTTGAAGTAATGGAAGAACCTCAAGTGTGGGAGCGTAAACCACCAGTTCGCTTCAGAGCCAACATTCCAACCACATGGCTATCAATTACCATTATTGAAGGCCGTAACCGCCAAGTTCGCCGCATGACTGCCAATATTGGCTTCCCTACTCTACGCTTGATTCGTTATTCGATGGGAGAGATTAAGCTCGAAGATTTGCAGCCAGGTGAGTGGAGAGAGATAGAGTATTAG